The Drosophila teissieri strain GT53w chromosome X, Prin_Dtei_1.1, whole genome shotgun sequence genome has a segment encoding these proteins:
- the LOC122625311 gene encoding uncharacterized protein LOC122625311 encodes MGGCCSKDLDDKRSWSPEETKNGSTTSTIIAQPLDEVGSTGVFTLTRTTTSTTRQEKTVTTTNEEREQD; translated from the exons ATGGGAGGCTGTTGCTCAAAGGATTTGGATGACAAACGCTCCTGGAGTCCCGAGGAGACCAAGAATGGC AGCACCACATCGACCATCATTGCCCAGCCGCTGGACGAAGTGGGCTCCACCGGTGTATTCACGTTGAcacgcaccaccaccagcaccacgcGGCAGGAGAAGACGGTGACCACCACCAACgaggagcgggagcaggaTTAG